The Peribacillus sp. FSL E2-0218 genome contains a region encoding:
- a CDS encoding metal-dependent hydrolase — translation MDTGTHFVMGIALGGLATLDPVIAQDPVTASAVIAGTILGSQAPDIDTVLKLRNNAVYIRNHRGITHSIPAVLLWPLIISGALFAIIPEANYLHLWLWTFLAVFLHVFVDIFNAYGTQALRPISSKWVALGVINTFDPFIFGIHVAGLILWGFGFPPGYLFLVIYGILVIYYISRFREQAFIKRAVKQQIPGARKILLSPTMRFHRWKIAVITEKNYYVARADNGYVTILDTFDRVPLPESEILEAAKKDINLAAFLSFSPVYRFEIEQIKEYYEVRFIDLRYRSNGYYPFVAVVHLDSDLNILNSYTGWIFSEAKLQKKLNIIL, via the coding sequence TTGGATACAGGTACTCACTTTGTCATGGGAATTGCTCTTGGAGGTCTTGCCACATTAGATCCTGTCATTGCGCAGGACCCAGTCACTGCAAGTGCAGTCATAGCTGGTACGATATTGGGCTCGCAGGCTCCGGATATCGACACCGTTTTAAAATTAAGGAATAACGCCGTATATATACGTAATCACCGTGGAATCACGCATTCCATTCCCGCTGTTTTACTTTGGCCTTTGATCATCAGCGGTGCGCTTTTCGCCATCATACCTGAAGCAAATTACCTTCATCTTTGGCTTTGGACCTTTTTAGCCGTATTTCTTCATGTATTCGTGGATATATTCAATGCATATGGGACACAGGCTCTAAGGCCGATTTCGTCAAAATGGGTAGCTTTAGGGGTCATCAATACATTTGATCCATTCATTTTTGGCATCCATGTTGCAGGACTGATATTGTGGGGCTTCGGATTTCCCCCGGGCTATTTATTCCTCGTGATCTACGGGATACTCGTCATTTATTATATCTCTCGATTCAGGGAACAGGCTTTTATTAAAAGGGCCGTTAAGCAGCAGATCCCTGGAGCGAGAAAAATCCTGTTATCACCGACGATGCGTTTTCACCGCTGGAAAATTGCCGTGATCACCGAAAAGAATTATTATGTGGCACGGGCAGATAATGGGTATGTGACCATCCTGGATACGTTCGATCGGGTGCCATTGCCTGAAAGTGAAATTCTTGAGGCCGCCAAAAAGGACATCAACCTTGCAGCCTTTCTGTCCTTTTCTCCAGTTTACCGTTTTGAAATCGAACAGATAAAAGAATATTATGAAGTTCGTTTCATTGACTTAAGGTACCGAAGCAATGGATATTATCCGTTTGTGGCAGTCGTCCATCTAGACAGCGATTTGAATATCTTGAATTCGTATACCGGCTGGATCTTTAGTGAAGCGAAGCTGCAGAAGAAATTGAATATCATTTTATAG
- a CDS encoding YgaB family protein, which produces MEEFNRLINDQLKTMDKLLLLQSEIETCQDIEKQLLALQEESEAITIQEEIQLKKQELKSIHDRFESQTEEVIRYFQQQQAAIR; this is translated from the coding sequence ATGGAGGAATTTAACCGGCTTATAAATGACCAGTTGAAGACGATGGATAAGCTTTTACTTTTACAATCGGAAATCGAGACATGCCAAGATATAGAGAAGCAGCTCCTGGCCTTGCAAGAAGAAAGTGAAGCCATTACCATCCAGGAAGAGATTCAACTCAAGAAGCAGGAGTTGAAAAGTATTCATGATCGATTCGAGAGCCAAACGGAAGAAGTCATTCGTTATTTTCAGCAGCAACAGGCAGCTATACGATAA
- the recX gene encoding recombination regulator RecX: MPNITKITTQKKRKDRYNIFVDEKYAFSVDEEVLLKYQLKKGTELDDLLLAEIQFHDDIQKAFTDALHYLSYRMRSESEIRLYLKKKDTEEPIIKEAIYKLYSFNYLDDLEFAKAYVRTHVNGGNKGPTTLKLELKEKGITEKLVLEAMKEYPFDLQIEHARKLAGKSIKKEKNISERALRQKVEQTLLRKGFPREVILEALEDVTVEKDEDEQWDSLCHHAQKLERRYKNLESFEHNQKMKQALYRKGFPIELIERYLSGPDLD; the protein is encoded by the coding sequence ATGCCGAATATAACAAAAATAACAACCCAAAAAAAACGTAAAGACCGATATAACATATTCGTTGATGAAAAATATGCCTTCAGCGTGGACGAAGAAGTTTTACTTAAATATCAATTGAAAAAGGGTACGGAACTGGATGACCTATTGCTGGCTGAAATACAATTCCATGATGATATCCAAAAAGCATTTACAGATGCCCTGCATTATTTATCATACCGGATGAGATCGGAATCGGAAATTCGCCTTTATCTGAAAAAGAAGGATACGGAAGAACCGATTATCAAAGAAGCGATTTATAAGCTGTATAGCTTTAACTATTTGGATGACCTTGAATTTGCAAAGGCTTATGTACGGACACATGTGAATGGCGGCAATAAAGGCCCGACTACCTTAAAGCTTGAGCTAAAGGAAAAAGGAATAACAGAAAAATTGGTTCTCGAGGCCATGAAGGAATACCCCTTTGATCTTCAAATAGAGCATGCAAGAAAACTTGCCGGAAAATCAATTAAAAAGGAAAAAAACATTTCGGAACGGGCATTAAGGCAAAAGGTTGAACAAACCTTATTAAGAAAAGGTTTTCCGAGGGAAGTCATCCTTGAAGCGCTTGAAGATGTGACAGTGGAAAAGGATGAAGATGAACAATGGGATTCCTTATGCCATCATGCGCAAAAATTGGAGCGTCGTTATAAAAACCTTGAAAGCTTCGAACATAATCAGAAAATGAAGCAGGCATTATACCGAAAAGGTTTTCCGATAGAATTGATTGAACGATACCTTTCCGGTCCTGACCTGGATTAA
- a CDS encoding DUF402 domain-containing protein: MGIVPAEGGKIQIHSYKHNGHIHRIWEETTVLKGTQNLMIAANDRTMVTESDGRTWITREPAICYFHSKYWFNVIGMLREDGVYYYCNISSPFTYDSGALKYIDYDLDIKVFPDMTFNLLDEDEYERHRKEMNYPDAIDSILKQNVDYLIYMIRQRKGPFSAEFIDSWYERFLTYR, from the coding sequence ATGGGGATTGTTCCTGCCGAAGGAGGAAAAATCCAAATCCATAGCTATAAACATAATGGACATATCCATCGTATCTGGGAAGAAACAACCGTTTTAAAAGGGACCCAAAATCTGATGATAGCGGCGAATGACCGTACTATGGTGACGGAATCAGATGGTAGGACCTGGATTACACGTGAGCCGGCGATTTGCTATTTTCATTCAAAGTATTGGTTTAATGTTATCGGTATGTTGAGGGAGGACGGGGTTTATTATTATTGCAACATCAGTTCGCCGTTCACATACGATTCGGGAGCATTGAAATACATTGACTATGACCTGGACATTAAAGTATTCCCAGATATGACGTTTAATTTGCTGGATGAGGATGAATATGAAAGGCATCGGAAAGAAATGAATTACCCGGATGCCATCGATTCAATATTGAAACAGAACGTAGACTATTTAATTTATATGATACGCCAGCGAAAAGGACCATTCTCCGCAGAGTTCATTGATAGTTGGTATGAACGCTTCTTGACCTATCGATGA
- a CDS encoding TIGR01777 family oxidoreductase, translating to MKIAIAGGSGFVGTALIDELLKENHDLYILTRHPEKYKKQPRLQYIGWLTENAKPEEQLAGLDGFINLAGESLNDGRWTPERKRRIVESRIDACKEMNRILSTLPNKVSVIINASAIGYYGISDKDAFIESSESIGDDFLARTVKLWEKEAAKSRAYSNRLVLTRFGVILGENGGALPMMVLPYKLFGGGRLGKGNQWLSWIHIQDVVRAISFCISDQGTEGPVNFTAPTPVQMDAFGKTIGTVMHRPHWFPVPPFILKTALGEMSMMVLEGQKVLPAKLKEEGFTFTFPSLKEALQAILKKDSHV from the coding sequence ATGAAAATAGCCATTGCTGGTGGAAGCGGTTTTGTCGGCACAGCCCTTATTGACGAATTACTTAAAGAAAATCATGATTTATATATATTGACCCGTCATCCGGAAAAATACAAAAAACAGCCCAGGCTTCAATATATAGGCTGGCTGACCGAGAACGCAAAGCCCGAGGAACAGTTGGCGGGCCTTGATGGATTCATAAACCTAGCAGGTGAATCTTTAAATGACGGGCGTTGGACTCCTGAACGGAAAAGGAGAATTGTCGAAAGCAGGATTGATGCCTGCAAGGAGATGAACAGGATTCTTTCCACTCTGCCCAATAAGGTGTCTGTCATCATCAACGCCAGTGCAATAGGATATTATGGGATTTCAGACAAGGATGCCTTTATCGAATCATCTGAATCGATCGGTGATGATTTCTTGGCAAGGACTGTAAAGCTATGGGAAAAGGAAGCCGCTAAATCCCGGGCATACAGCAACAGGCTCGTCCTTACCAGATTTGGTGTGATTCTGGGCGAAAACGGAGGGGCATTGCCCATGATGGTCCTGCCTTATAAGCTTTTCGGCGGAGGAAGGCTTGGCAAGGGGAATCAGTGGCTTTCCTGGATTCATATTCAAGACGTGGTGCGGGCAATCTCCTTTTGCATCAGTGATCAGGGAACAGAGGGGCCAGTTAATTTCACGGCACCTACTCCCGTCCAAATGGATGCATTCGGTAAAACGATAGGTACAGTCATGCACCGGCCCCATTGGTTCCCTGTCCCCCCATTCATCCTGAAAACCGCACTGGGCGAAATGAGCATGATGGTGCTTGAAGGACAAAAAGTCCTTCCCGCAAAACTTAAAGAAGAAGGATTCACTTTTACCTTTCCATCCCTTAAAGAGGCTTTACAAGCTATCTTAAAAAAAGATTCTCACGTATGA
- a CDS encoding gamma-type small acid-soluble spore protein, producing MAKNKTQSGTDIQHVKNKNGQAQQGQGQYGTEFASETNVQEVKKQNQASQQGQGQYGTEFASETNVQEVKKQNAKSQSNKSQG from the coding sequence ATGGCTAAAAACAAAACGCAATCAGGTACTGACATCCAACATGTAAAGAACAAAAACGGGCAAGCTCAACAAGGTCAAGGTCAATACGGTACTGAATTCGCTTCTGAAACAAACGTTCAAGAAGTGAAAAAACAAAACCAAGCTTCTCAACAAGGCCAAGGCCAATACGGCACTGAGTTTGCTTCTGAAACTAACGTTCAAGAAGTGAAAAAACAAAACGCAAAATCTCAAAGCAATAAAAGCCAAGGCTAA
- a CDS encoding YfhH family protein encodes MSDVRYSKLSAYELQQEIAALTEKARKAEQLGMVNEYSVLERKVTMAKAYLLNPDDFKKGEIYQIDGDPGVYFKIDYMNGVFAWGYRLGGSGKEEALPISMLK; translated from the coding sequence ATGAGTGACGTAAGATACAGCAAGTTGTCGGCCTATGAGCTGCAGCAGGAAATTGCAGCATTGACTGAAAAAGCAAGAAAGGCTGAGCAATTGGGAATGGTGAATGAGTATTCTGTATTGGAACGTAAAGTGACGATGGCGAAGGCCTATTTGCTGAATCCCGATGATTTTAAAAAAGGTGAAATATATCAGATTGATGGCGATCCAGGTGTCTATTTCAAAATTGACTATATGAATGGGGTGTTCGCCTGGGGTTACCGCCTGGGCGGCAGTGGGAAGGAAGAGGCGCTGCCGATTTCGATGCTGAAATAA
- a CDS encoding small, acid-soluble spore protein K — protein sequence MRNKQKGFPNQNNNKFQGEPRAQARYASKRADGSINTHPQERMKASNQRSN from the coding sequence TTGCGAAATAAACAAAAAGGATTCCCCAACCAAAACAATAATAAATTTCAAGGCGAGCCTCGTGCACAAGCAAGATATGCTTCAAAACGTGCAGATGGAAGCATCAATACACACCCTCAGGAACGAATGAAAGCTTCCAACCAGCGATCGAATTGA
- a CDS encoding NAD(P)H-dependent oxidoreductase — MKIYVVYDSEGNHTKALAESIAQGAAAVPGAEVLIDHVNEADVYKLQEMDAIIWGCPGHFGTISSSLKAWIDKLGYLWAEGALINKVGAVFCTTATVHGGLEATMLNLITPMLHQGMIIVGLPGTVPENALYGSYYGVGISCPPGVDDNISKNDLQLGEALGKRVAQVTRSFTNEL, encoded by the coding sequence ATGAAAATCTATGTTGTATACGACAGTGAAGGCAACCATACAAAAGCGCTTGCCGAATCAATAGCCCAGGGAGCCGCTGCGGTTCCTGGTGCCGAGGTTCTCATTGACCATGTAAACGAGGCGGATGTTTATAAGCTCCAGGAAATGGATGCCATCATTTGGGGCTGCCCGGGCCATTTCGGAACAATCAGTTCGAGTTTGAAGGCATGGATTGATAAACTTGGATATTTATGGGCAGAAGGGGCGCTCATCAATAAAGTCGGTGCTGTATTCTGTACGACAGCCACCGTACACGGAGGGCTAGAGGCAACCATGCTCAATCTGATCACCCCAATGCTTCACCAAGGAATGATCATCGTCGGCTTGCCCGGCACCGTTCCTGAAAACGCCTTGTATGGATCCTACTATGGTGTCGGGATAAGCTGCCCGCCCGGTGTGGACGATAACATCTCCAAAAACGACTTGCAGCTTGGGGAAGCATTGGGAAAACGGGTAGCCCAAGTCACCCGTTCATTCACAAACGAGCTCTAG
- a CDS encoding ABC transporter ATP-binding protein has product MESIKRYLHFVKPYKWEIIGTVLIGLLKFAIPLLLPLLSKYIVDDIIGNSDLSKAMKSERLLWAMGIMLFIFVAIRPPIEYYRQYFAQWTGTKILYDIRNDLFTHIQKLSFKYYSNTRVGEVISRMITDVEQTKNFVITGLMNLWLDIATIVIVIAIMFKMDVKLTIVSIIMLPFYAFSIKHFFGKLRTYTRVRSQALADVQSHLHERVSGMSVIKSFAIEDREQELFAQQNKNFLDKALKHTSWNAKSFAVVNTITDIAPLLVIGFAGYQVIQDQLSLGTMVAFVGFIDRLYNPLRRLVNSSTTMTQTLASMDRVFEFVDEKYDIDDEPDAQELKHVDGHITFDDVSFAYDEREAPVLKHINLDVLPGETIALVGMSGGGKSSIVSLISRFYDVTEGRVLLDGTDIRNFQVRSLRDKIGMVLQDNILFSESVKANILMGRPDASDEEVIEAAKAANAHDFIIGLKEGYETKVGERGVKLSGGQKQRVAIARVFLKNPPILVLDEATSALDLESEHYIQEALDILANNRTTIIVAHRLSTITHADRIVHIENGEITEMGTHEELMKKQGHYFSLFQVQQLGS; this is encoded by the coding sequence GTGGAGAGCATCAAGAGATATTTGCATTTTGTCAAGCCATATAAATGGGAGATAATCGGGACGGTTTTAATCGGTCTGTTAAAATTCGCGATCCCGCTGCTGCTGCCACTGCTCAGTAAGTATATCGTGGATGACATCATCGGAAATAGTGACCTGTCGAAGGCCATGAAATCAGAACGGCTTTTATGGGCCATGGGCATCATGTTGTTCATTTTCGTTGCGATAAGACCGCCAATCGAGTATTATCGGCAGTATTTCGCCCAATGGACAGGAACGAAAATACTATATGATATCCGAAATGATTTATTTACACATATACAGAAACTAAGCTTTAAATATTATTCGAACACAAGAGTGGGAGAGGTCATCTCGAGGATGATCACGGATGTGGAACAAACGAAGAACTTTGTCATCACGGGCTTGATGAACCTTTGGCTTGATATTGCCACGATCGTCATCGTGATAGCCATCATGTTCAAGATGGACGTGAAGTTAACGATTGTATCGATCATCATGCTTCCTTTCTATGCCTTCTCGATCAAGCATTTCTTTGGCAAGCTCAGAACCTATACAAGGGTCCGTTCCCAGGCATTAGCCGATGTACAGAGTCACCTTCATGAACGTGTTTCTGGGATGTCTGTCATCAAAAGCTTTGCGATTGAAGATCGCGAACAGGAATTATTTGCTCAGCAGAATAAGAATTTCCTGGATAAGGCCTTGAAGCATACGAGCTGGAATGCCAAATCCTTCGCTGTCGTCAATACGATTACGGATATTGCGCCGTTGCTCGTGATAGGATTTGCCGGATACCAGGTCATTCAAGATCAATTATCATTGGGGACGATGGTTGCGTTCGTCGGCTTCATAGACCGGCTCTACAATCCGCTCAGACGATTAGTCAATTCTTCGACGACCATGACCCAGACATTGGCTTCCATGGACAGGGTGTTTGAGTTCGTCGATGAGAAGTATGATATCGATGATGAGCCAGATGCGCAAGAGCTGAAGCATGTAGATGGCCATATTACATTCGATGATGTATCGTTTGCGTATGATGAGAGGGAGGCACCTGTGTTAAAACATATTAATTTGGATGTTTTGCCTGGAGAAACCATTGCACTGGTCGGCATGAGCGGCGGAGGGAAATCATCGATCGTCAGCTTGATTTCCCGCTTCTATGACGTGACGGAGGGAAGGGTGTTATTGGATGGAACCGATATCCGGAACTTTCAAGTGCGGAGCTTAAGAGATAAAATCGGCATGGTGCTGCAGGATAATATCTTATTTAGTGAATCGGTTAAGGCCAATATTCTGATGGGCCGGCCCGATGCAAGTGATGAGGAAGTCATTGAAGCGGCTAAAGCGGCCAATGCCCACGACTTTATCATCGGCCTGAAAGAGGGATACGAAACGAAAGTAGGCGAGCGTGGCGTGAAATTATCCGGAGGGCAAAAGCAGCGGGTTGCCATCGCGAGAGTCTTTTTGAAAAACCCGCCTATCCTAGTATTGGACGAAGCAACATCAGCCTTGGACTTGGAAAGTGAACATTATATCCAGGAAGCGCTGGACATCCTCGCTAATAACCGGACAACCATCATCGTGGCTCACCGCTTATCAACCATCACCCATGCCGATCGAATCGTTCATATCGAAAATGGGGAAATTACCGAAATGGGCACACATGAAGAACTCATGAAAAAGCAGGGACATTATTTCAGCCTATTTCAAGTGCAACAACTGGGTTCCTAA
- a CDS encoding YfhJ family protein codes for MNDYHERLTKILLEKNDHITYEQALTWVELLWEDFEATYAKAGHEYAGEEMTSRVVRTWIDNYGEQFHEFIAKNPKYQHLLNQQNRLH; via the coding sequence ATGAATGATTACCATGAAAGATTAACCAAGATACTGCTTGAGAAAAATGACCACATCACGTATGAACAAGCTTTGACTTGGGTGGAATTATTATGGGAGGATTTCGAAGCGACCTATGCAAAAGCTGGACATGAATACGCCGGTGAAGAAATGACGTCACGCGTCGTAAGAACCTGGATTGATAATTACGGTGAGCAATTCCACGAATTCATTGCAAAAAATCCTAAATATCAACATTTATTAAATCAGCAGAATCGGCTGCATTAA
- the mutY gene encoding A/G-specific adenine glycosylase: MKEIMIPTIEKINIEGFQQDLVSWFQQEQRELPWRKNKDPYRVWVSEIMLQQTRVDTVIPYFNRFMEWFPTLEDFADADEEKILKAWEGLGYYSRVRNLQSAVREVRASYNGIVPDEPGEISKLKGVGPYTAGAILSIAYGKPEPAVDGNVMRVLSRILMIYEDIAKPKTRKTFEAAVRKLIDHDHTSAFNQALMELGALICTPGKPACLLCPVQSHCLAFEAGVQSELPVKIQKKKTRDVPIVAAVLTNEKGQFLIHKREPSGLLANLWEYPNFENHAPLQPKREFYEDRFQEMYGVKPEITESLVRIEHVFSHLVWKVDTYIGEVKEMIDEGTLRKNQLKWVSEAEMAELAFPVSHQKMMKAYKEREHIG; encoded by the coding sequence GTGAAAGAAATAATGATCCCGACAATAGAAAAAATAAATATAGAAGGTTTTCAACAAGATTTAGTTTCCTGGTTCCAGCAGGAACAGCGGGAATTGCCATGGAGAAAAAATAAGGATCCATACCGTGTTTGGGTGTCCGAAATCATGCTTCAGCAAACGAGGGTGGATACGGTCATTCCTTATTTCAACCGATTCATGGAATGGTTCCCCACACTTGAGGATTTTGCCGATGCCGATGAAGAGAAAATCTTGAAGGCGTGGGAAGGGCTTGGATATTATTCGCGTGTAAGGAATCTGCAAAGTGCCGTTCGGGAAGTACGGGCTTCCTATAACGGAATCGTTCCGGATGAACCAGGGGAGATCTCCAAACTGAAGGGCGTGGGCCCGTATACGGCTGGTGCAATCCTGAGCATTGCCTATGGCAAACCGGAACCGGCAGTCGACGGGAACGTCATGCGCGTATTATCCCGTATATTAATGATCTATGAAGACATTGCAAAGCCGAAGACGAGAAAAACATTTGAAGCGGCCGTAAGAAAGCTGATCGATCATGACCATACTTCTGCCTTCAATCAAGCCTTGATGGAACTAGGGGCATTAATCTGCACGCCTGGGAAACCGGCATGTCTGCTCTGTCCAGTTCAAAGTCATTGTCTCGCATTCGAAGCCGGTGTCCAGTCCGAACTGCCGGTGAAAATCCAAAAGAAAAAAACGCGGGATGTTCCCATTGTGGCCGCTGTTTTAACAAATGAAAAAGGTCAATTCCTCATACACAAGCGAGAACCTTCTGGTCTGCTTGCCAATCTATGGGAGTATCCCAATTTCGAAAACCATGCCCCCCTTCAGCCCAAGCGGGAGTTTTACGAGGATCGCTTTCAAGAAATGTATGGAGTCAAACCGGAAATTACGGAATCACTTGTACGGATCGAACATGTTTTTTCACATCTCGTTTGGAAAGTGGATACGTATATCGGAGAGGTAAAGGAAATGATAGATGAAGGAACCTTACGGAAAAACCAGCTCAAGTGGGTTAGTGAAGCCGAGATGGCTGAGTTGGCATTTCCAGTCTCCCATCAAAAGATGATGAAGGCTTATAAAGAAAGAGAACATATTGGATAA
- the fabL gene encoding enoyl-[acyl-carrier-protein] reductase FabL, with product MEQKVALVTGSSKGLGRSTAIKLAEEGYDLVINYARSKSKALEVAAEIEALGRKALVVKANVGDVAKVKSMFEEIEAYYGRLDIFINNAASGVQRPLMELEESHWNWTMDINTKALLFCAQEAAKLMERNGGGKIVSISSLGSIRYLKNYTAVGVSKAALEALTRYLAVELAAKNICVNAVSGGVIDTDALKSFPNRDEMLAEAAEQTPAGRMVEVEDMVSTILFLISDGASMIRGQTVIVDGGISLLV from the coding sequence ATGGAACAAAAAGTAGCGCTCGTTACGGGCAGCAGTAAAGGCTTAGGTAGAAGCACGGCAATAAAACTTGCAGAGGAAGGTTACGACCTCGTTATTAATTATGCCCGAAGCAAGTCGAAAGCATTAGAAGTGGCCGCTGAAATTGAAGCGTTGGGGCGGAAAGCTCTTGTCGTGAAGGCGAATGTAGGCGACGTCGCAAAGGTGAAAAGCATGTTCGAGGAAATCGAAGCGTATTATGGACGCTTGGATATCTTCATCAATAATGCGGCATCCGGAGTGCAGCGTCCCTTGATGGAGCTTGAAGAATCACATTGGAATTGGACGATGGATATCAACACGAAGGCACTCCTTTTCTGTGCCCAGGAAGCGGCGAAATTGATGGAAAGGAACGGAGGCGGGAAAATCGTCAGCATCAGTTCACTTGGCTCGATTCGCTACCTAAAAAATTATACGGCTGTGGGTGTTTCCAAAGCGGCGCTTGAAGCATTGACAAGATATTTAGCGGTCGAACTTGCGGCGAAGAACATTTGCGTCAATGCCGTTTCAGGCGGTGTAATTGATACGGATGCCCTGAAGTCCTTCCCGAACCGGGATGAAATGCTGGCCGAGGCTGCAGAACAGACCCCTGCAGGAAGGATGGTAGAGGTGGAGGATATGGTGAGCACGATCCTGTTTTTAATTTCCGATGGAGCGAGCATGATCCGTGGACAAACCGTCATCGTTGATGGAGGCATTTCTTTGCTCGTGTAA
- a CDS encoding DMT family transporter produces MQLLKYSIMVLIGSISYGTLSTMMKFGFMDGHSSGELVGSQYLIGWLIISVLFLFSFKYKVPWKSIGLLMITGMMSTFVGKAYAVSVSELPASIAVVFLFQFTWIGVLIESLLNKRRPDKNKLIAIFVLFIGTLFAGAIFGQPLSALSLKGVLFGLLSALLFALYMFCNSKFAVGESSMKRLFFIATGAMLTAVITTNPVTLVTNLVQTNLWYYGLLLGILGVLVPFFFFAVSLPKVGVGLGTILCAAELPSAMVVSVIFLNEHVTSLQWFGMCLIIFGIALPEGMKHLPQFLPGRKKALHENRIP; encoded by the coding sequence ATGCAACTTTTGAAGTATTCCATAATGGTGTTAATCGGTTCGATTTCATATGGTACACTATCGACCATGATGAAATTTGGTTTCATGGATGGCCATTCTTCCGGTGAACTGGTCGGCAGTCAATATCTCATAGGCTGGCTCATCATTTCCGTTTTATTCCTTTTCTCATTCAAATATAAAGTACCTTGGAAAAGTATCGGATTGCTGATGATTACTGGCATGATGTCCACTTTCGTCGGAAAGGCATACGCCGTTTCCGTATCAGAGCTTCCCGCTTCGATTGCCGTTGTCTTTCTCTTTCAATTCACTTGGATAGGTGTCCTCATTGAAAGCTTACTAAATAAAAGACGTCCGGATAAAAATAAACTCATTGCCATTTTCGTTCTGTTCATCGGCACCTTATTTGCAGGAGCTATATTCGGACAGCCGCTCTCAGCACTGAGCTTGAAAGGTGTATTATTCGGCCTGCTATCCGCATTGCTTTTTGCGCTTTATATGTTTTGCAACTCCAAATTCGCAGTTGGGGAATCCTCGATGAAACGGTTGTTTTTCATTGCAACGGGAGCGATGCTGACTGCTGTAATCACCACCAATCCTGTAACACTCGTTACGAACCTTGTCCAAACGAATCTATGGTACTATGGTCTATTGCTCGGCATATTAGGTGTGCTTGTTCCGTTCTTCTTCTTCGCTGTAAGTTTGCCGAAGGTGGGGGTCGGACTTGGAACGATTCTTTGTGCTGCGGAATTGCCATCGGCGATGGTCGTTTCCGTCATCTTCTTGAATGAGCATGTTACGTCACTGCAATGGTTCGGGATGTGCCTGATCATTTTCGGCATCGCCCTCCCTGAAGGAATGAAGCATCTTCCACAATTCCTTCCCGGCAGGAAAAAGGCGCTGCATGAAAATAGAATTCCTTGA